A window from Enterocloster bolteae encodes these proteins:
- a CDS encoding shikimate kinase produces MKPNITMIGMPSSGKSTIGVLLAKRLGFSFVDVDIVIQEKEGRLLKEIIAQEGMDGFLKVEERINAGLDVTLSVIAPGGSVIYGEKAMEHLKEISEVVYLKMSYEEMENRIGNVVDRGVALKPGFTLRDLYNERVPYYEKYADITIDEEGKTPGETVDALRDIIEGMMDRSMIERIVEEQKKILEEKDRKIEAYEAEIAALKEELALFRAAETGGCGN; encoded by the coding sequence GTGAAACCGAACATTACCATGATAGGCATGCCGTCATCGGGCAAGAGCACCATTGGGGTACTGCTGGCCAAGAGGCTGGGATTTTCCTTTGTGGACGTGGATATCGTGATACAGGAAAAGGAGGGAAGGCTTCTTAAAGAAATTATCGCACAGGAGGGTATGGACGGATTCCTTAAAGTGGAAGAGAGAATCAATGCCGGACTGGATGTGACCCTCTCTGTCATTGCTCCCGGCGGAAGCGTTATATACGGTGAGAAGGCCATGGAGCACCTGAAGGAAATCAGCGAAGTGGTCTATCTGAAGATGAGCTATGAGGAGATGGAAAACCGCATTGGCAATGTGGTGGACCGGGGCGTTGCCCTGAAACCGGGTTTTACCCTTCGGGACCTTTACAATGAGCGCGTGCCTTATTATGAGAAATATGCGGACATTACCATTGACGAGGAGGGCAAGACTCCCGGGGAAACAGTGGATGCGCTGAGGGACATCATTGAGGGAATGATGGATCGCAGTATGATTGAGCGCATTGTGGAGGAACAGAAAAAGATTCTGGAGGAAAAGGACCGTAAAATAGAAGCTTACGAGGCGGAGATTGCAGCACTTAAGGAAGAGCTGGCCCTTTTCAGGGCTGCGGAGACTGGCGGCTGCGGAAACTAG
- a CDS encoding transglycosylase domain-containing protein, with amino-acid sequence MKDTLKQAARKTLLVIRDIGVSLLGITGWLFHALLAVITAGFILGAILCLLIYAKVKPDLDECRELAYDKLAQMERTDFSKLSDTVIYDKDGRQIGLINAGHYQYVGITGISMNIQNAYIAQEDRRFKSHTGVDWIATFRAGLALVKHRGQVTQGGSTITQQVIKNTYLTQEQTFTRKIVEILLAPEIEKKYSKADIMEFYCNTNFYGHQCYGVEAASRYYFGKHAADLNVEEAAVLVGISNSPSAYDPVAHPKASLEKRNDVLKSMNEIGELSDEDYEKALSKPLTVVKQESEGTDENYQSSYAIHCAALELLKKDGFQFRYTFEDKDDYNSYMERYTTAYTEKSDLIRAGGFKIYTSLDSSLQDMLQADIDQGLSSYTELQDNGKYALQGAGVIVDNRSNYVVAIVGGRGSGDQFNRAYLSARQPGSTIKPLIDYGPAFDTGEYYPTRMVNDHKWEDGPSNSGGNYHGSVTVREALNRSLNTVAWQILEDIGVDYGLSYLGEMEFQKLTYVDNGVPSLSIGGFTNGVRVVDMAKGYSTLANYGVYNDRTCITQIIHEHDGDLTKDLPPAAKQVYRDDSAFMLTDILKGTMTSPYGTGRGLELDNGMPAAGKTGTTNSSKDTWFCGYTRYYTTAVWVGYDIPRKMPGIYGSTYAGKIWKNIMNQIHEGLEPWDWEQPESVELKADPRTGTQDYFSTTAEFRAQQSLHDKEQAKLTAQLEQDIQEFTTREISSVEDTYSVKSQYQDITSRLPLLDDGELRAGMLEQVENRYDYFTGIISQMGDTIALYEKQKAIDDARAREEAQKQAEENRKQAEKDTKKNEFLQALETVEELEYQQKNAQDLVQDAIGKLSLVAGDPEQQALSDRLQAAITRISGLPTEEQWNASQAESRASEEAAMKQAEQQVQVQQNQLRSSLNSEKFKWNNMEYYGPGGRPDDEN; translated from the coding sequence ATGAAAGATACACTGAAACAGGCCGCCCGAAAAACCCTGCTGGTGATCCGCGACATAGGAGTCAGTCTCCTGGGCATCACAGGATGGCTGTTCCACGCCCTTCTGGCCGTGATCACCGCCGGATTCATATTAGGTGCCATCCTGTGCCTGCTGATTTACGCCAAGGTCAAGCCGGATCTGGATGAGTGCCGAGAGCTGGCTTACGACAAGCTGGCCCAGATGGAGCGTACAGATTTCTCAAAACTGTCCGATACCGTGATTTACGACAAGGACGGCCGTCAGATAGGGCTTATCAATGCCGGCCACTACCAGTATGTGGGCATCACCGGCATCAGCATGAACATTCAGAACGCATACATTGCTCAGGAGGACAGACGTTTTAAGAGCCATACAGGCGTTGACTGGATTGCCACCTTCCGCGCCGGTCTGGCTCTGGTAAAGCACAGGGGACAAGTCACCCAGGGAGGGAGCACCATCACCCAGCAGGTCATTAAGAATACATACCTGACCCAGGAACAGACCTTCACCCGTAAAATTGTGGAAATCCTTCTGGCCCCTGAGATTGAAAAAAAGTACTCCAAAGCAGACATTATGGAGTTTTACTGCAATACCAATTTCTATGGCCACCAGTGCTACGGCGTGGAAGCTGCCAGCCGCTACTACTTCGGCAAGCATGCGGCAGACCTGAACGTGGAGGAAGCAGCTGTCCTGGTAGGCATCAGCAACAGTCCCTCGGCCTACGATCCGGTAGCCCATCCCAAAGCATCCCTTGAAAAGCGCAATGACGTATTAAAGAGCATGAATGAAATAGGCGAACTTTCCGATGAGGATTACGAAAAGGCCCTGTCAAAGCCCCTCACCGTGGTCAAGCAGGAATCCGAGGGCACGGACGAGAATTACCAGAGCAGCTACGCCATCCACTGCGCGGCCCTGGAGCTGTTAAAGAAAGACGGCTTCCAGTTCCGCTACACCTTTGAGGACAAGGATGACTACAATTCCTACATGGAACGCTATACAACCGCCTACACGGAAAAATCCGACTTAATCCGCGCCGGCGGCTTCAAGATATACACTTCCCTGGACAGCAGTCTCCAGGACATGCTTCAGGCAGACATAGACCAGGGGCTGTCCTCCTACACCGAGCTGCAGGACAATGGAAAGTATGCCCTCCAGGGCGCAGGCGTTATCGTGGACAACCGGTCCAACTACGTGGTGGCCATCGTAGGCGGCAGGGGAAGCGGGGACCAGTTCAACCGTGCCTATTTAAGCGCCAGGCAGCCGGGCAGTACCATCAAGCCCCTCATTGACTACGGCCCTGCCTTTGACACCGGAGAGTACTACCCCACGCGCATGGTGAACGACCACAAATGGGAGGACGGGCCTTCCAACAGCGGCGGCAATTACCACGGCAGCGTAACGGTCCGTGAAGCCTTAAACCGCAGCCTGAACACAGTGGCATGGCAGATACTGGAGGACATCGGCGTGGACTACGGCCTCAGCTATCTGGGAGAGATGGAGTTCCAGAAGCTTACATACGTTGACAACGGCGTGCCCTCCCTGAGCATCGGAGGCTTTACCAACGGCGTCCGTGTGGTGGACATGGCTAAGGGATACAGTACCCTGGCCAATTATGGTGTGTACAACGACCGGACCTGCATCACCCAAATCATCCATGAGCACGACGGCGACCTGACCAAGGACTTGCCGCCTGCCGCCAAACAGGTCTATCGTGATGATTCCGCCTTCATGCTCACCGATATCCTGAAAGGCACCATGACCTCCCCCTACGGCACAGGACGCGGACTGGAGCTGGATAACGGCATGCCCGCAGCGGGTAAGACAGGAACCACTAACAGCAGTAAGGACACCTGGTTCTGCGGCTACACCCGCTACTATACCACGGCTGTGTGGGTGGGATACGATATCCCCCGCAAGATGCCCGGCATATACGGAAGCACATATGCCGGAAAAATATGGAAAAACATCATGAACCAGATACATGAGGGCCTGGAACCCTGGGATTGGGAGCAGCCTGAAAGTGTGGAATTAAAGGCGGACCCCAGGACGGGAACCCAGGATTACTTCAGCACCACCGCTGAATTCCGGGCCCAGCAAAGCCTGCACGACAAGGAGCAGGCAAAGCTGACCGCGCAGCTGGAACAGGATATCCAGGAATTCACCACCAGGGAAATCAGTTCTGTGGAGGATACCTACTCGGTTAAGAGCCAATATCAGGATATCACCTCCCGCCTTCCCCTTCTGGACGACGGGGAGCTGAGGGCCGGCATGCTGGAGCAGGTGGAAAACCGGTACGATTACTTTACCGGAATTATCAGCCAGATGGGCGATACCATTGCCCTTTACGAAAAGCAGAAGGCCATTGACGATGCCAGGGCCAGGGAAGAAGCCCAAAAGCAGGCCGAGGAGAACCGGAAGCAGGCTGAGAAGGATACCAAAAAGAACGAATTCCTGCAGGCCTTAGAGACTGTGGAGGAACTGGAATACCAGCAGAAGAATGCCCAGGATCTGGTGCAGGATGCCATCGGCAAGCTTTCCCTGGTGGCCGGGGACCCGGAGCAGCAGGCTCTGTCCGACCGGCTTCAGGCAGCCATCACGCGGATCTCCGGCCTGCCCACAGAGGAGCAGTGGAACGCATCCCAGGCCGAGAGCCGGGCATCCGAGGAAGCTGCCATGAAGCAGGCCGAGCAGCAGGTGCAGGTACAGCAGAACCAGCTCCGCTCCTCCTTAAACAGCGAGAAATTTAAGTGGAACAACATGGAATATTACGGACCAGGAGGCAGACCGGATGATGAAAACTGA
- a CDS encoding TetR/AcrR family transcriptional regulator, whose product MQNHNKKDMILDAMQELMGSANVQAISVSDIAQKAGIGKGSIYYYFSSKNDIIDAVIERNYSRVLDEGRELAASSHLDAFKKLEIIYHACLDSSMELRRREEIHTFNEQLESAFIHQKFSRIIITKLKPILADIIRQGVREGSIQCSFPEETAQIVLTVLTITLDNHLIPSDDEEIARILSAFTEMQEKGMGIPSHTLRFLMRKI is encoded by the coding sequence ATGCAAAACCATAATAAAAAGGACATGATACTGGATGCCATGCAGGAACTTATGGGTTCTGCCAATGTCCAGGCCATTTCTGTCAGTGATATTGCCCAAAAAGCCGGTATCGGGAAAGGAAGTATCTATTACTATTTTTCCTCCAAGAACGATATCATAGACGCAGTGATTGAGAGAAACTACTCCCGGGTCCTGGACGAAGGCAGGGAGCTGGCCGCGTCCTCCCACCTGGATGCCTTTAAAAAACTGGAAATCATATACCACGCCTGCCTGGACTCCTCCATGGAATTGAGACGCCGGGAGGAAATACACACCTTCAATGAACAGCTGGAAAGCGCCTTCATACACCAGAAGTTCTCCCGCATCATCATCACCAAACTGAAACCCATCCTGGCCGACATCATCCGCCAGGGGGTGCGGGAGGGCAGCATCCAGTGCAGCTTCCCGGAAGAGACAGCCCAAATCGTGCTGACTGTGCTGACCATCACCCTGGATAACCACCTGATTCCCTCTGACGACGAAGAGATCGCCCGGATTCTGTCTGCCTTTACCGAGATGCAGGAAAAGGGCATGGGAATCCCCTCCCACACCCTCCGGTTCCTGATGCGCAAAATATGA
- a CDS encoding 4'-phosphopantetheinyl transferase family protein, with translation MIYLASYEPGGSLYNREREHILGRSLLNFGLMKEYGRTWEVEQEAGSKPRLKGAEGVEFNISHTKGLVVCAVADRALGADTEQIRPFKAGLMRRVCSGTERSFVMAGRSEAERRERFFRLWTLKESYAKAIGIGLAFPLGDITFSLEEGVIKGSIPGWRFYQSRVYQSYIISVCAADEKGESV, from the coding sequence ATGATTTATCTGGCTTCATATGAACCCGGCGGCAGTCTTTATAACCGGGAACGGGAACATATACTGGGCAGGAGCCTGCTGAACTTTGGTCTTATGAAGGAATATGGACGGACCTGGGAGGTAGAGCAGGAAGCCGGTTCAAAACCGCGTCTTAAGGGTGCAGAGGGCGTGGAATTTAATATCAGCCATACAAAGGGTCTGGTGGTCTGCGCTGTGGCGGACAGAGCGCTGGGCGCGGATACGGAGCAGATTCGTCCGTTTAAGGCGGGCCTGATGAGGCGCGTGTGTTCCGGAACAGAGCGCAGTTTTGTGATGGCAGGAAGGTCTGAGGCGGAGCGCCGGGAACGGTTTTTCCGGCTGTGGACCCTTAAGGAGAGCTATGCCAAGGCCATTGGCATAGGGCTGGCCTTTCCGCTGGGGGATATCACATTTTCCCTGGAGGAGGGCGTTATAAAAGGGAGTATTCCGGGCTGGCGGTTTTACCAGTCCAGGGTTTACCAATCATATATTATATCCGTCTGCGCGGCGGACGAAAAAGGAGAGTCAGTATGA
- a CDS encoding SCP2 sterol-binding domain-containing protein, protein MSYEEVFTKVKEIFMKADVSRVEEHLAFQFNITGEGEGVFYAEVKDGVLRVEPYEYYDRDAKFICSADTLMKLASGKLDPVFAFTTGKLKVEGSLEKALMLQMFV, encoded by the coding sequence ATGAGTTACGAAGAAGTATTTACAAAGGTAAAGGAGATTTTCATGAAGGCCGATGTGAGCAGGGTAGAGGAGCATCTGGCCTTTCAGTTCAATATTACGGGCGAGGGTGAAGGCGTGTTTTATGCAGAGGTTAAGGACGGCGTTCTGAGGGTGGAGCCGTATGAGTATTATGACAGGGACGCAAAGTTTATCTGTTCCGCCGATACGCTTATGAAGCTGGCGTCGGGTAAGCTGGACCCGGTCTTTGCGTTTACCACAGGAAAACTGAAGGTTGAGGGGAGCCTGGAAAAGGCTCTGATGCTGCAGATGTTTGTGTAG
- a CDS encoding alpha/beta hydrolase: protein MGIKGWMLGLAAAGAAGEYGIARYFFHRTVVRGNAKRDRTQKMAGTDWDAYIPGIRASREWLAGQPQEDVYITSRDGLRLHGTFFCCEGSRRAVVCFHGYTSEGLNDYTSIAKFYLNQGFNLMVVDERAHGKSEGTYIGFGCLDRYDALQWMEYVVERLGEDCGLMLHGISMGAATVLMSTGLELPEQVKAAVSDCAFTSAWEVFSHVLRSMYHMPAFPVMQIADRMARREAGYGLDECNARKEVMRARIPILFIHGDRDTFVPCSMVHELYGACASPKELLVIPGASHAEAYYKDTDRYEHAIEELIARVFGKEENRV, encoded by the coding sequence ATGGGAATCAAAGGATGGATGCTGGGACTGGCGGCAGCAGGAGCAGCGGGAGAATACGGCATAGCGCGGTATTTTTTCCACCGGACCGTGGTCCGGGGAAATGCAAAGCGGGACAGGACACAGAAGATGGCGGGCACGGACTGGGACGCTTATATTCCGGGTATCCGCGCCAGCAGGGAATGGCTGGCAGGACAGCCTCAGGAAGATGTGTACATAACATCCAGGGACGGGCTCAGACTCCACGGCACATTCTTTTGCTGTGAAGGTTCCAGGAGGGCAGTGGTGTGCTTTCACGGCTATACCAGCGAAGGACTCAACGACTACACTTCCATTGCGAAATTTTATCTGAACCAGGGCTTTAACCTGATGGTGGTGGATGAGAGGGCTCACGGCAAAAGCGAGGGCACCTATATCGGGTTTGGCTGTCTGGACCGCTATGACGCCTTGCAGTGGATGGAGTATGTGGTGGAGCGTCTGGGAGAGGACTGCGGGCTGATGCTTCACGGTATTTCCATGGGAGCCGCCACCGTGCTGATGTCCACGGGCCTGGAGCTTCCAGAGCAGGTAAAGGCCGCTGTGTCAGACTGTGCCTTTACCTCTGCCTGGGAAGTGTTCAGCCATGTGCTGAGGAGTATGTACCATATGCCGGCTTTTCCCGTGATGCAGATTGCGGACCGCATGGCCAGGAGGGAGGCCGGATACGGCCTGGATGAATGCAATGCCAGGAAAGAGGTAATGAGGGCCCGTATTCCCATTCTGTTCATCCATGGGGACAGGGACACCTTTGTGCCCTGTTCCATGGTACATGAGCTGTACGGGGCCTGCGCCTCGCCCAAGGAGCTGTTAGTCATACCCGGAGCCAGCCACGCAGAGGCCTACTATAAGGATACGGACCGCTATGAACATGCAATTGAGGAACTGATTGCCCGGGTTTTCGGAAAAGAGGAGAACAGAGTATGA